Proteins from a genomic interval of Xanthomonas sp. AM6:
- a CDS encoding peptidoglycan DD-metalloendopeptidase family protein, which produces MESEVRMSVDRVVRNGLRCSVWLLVAAGLGACSSATVVRTSGAPGKSGAAAAPRPSVPKPGVSVSVRRGDTLYAIARVNNISPQDLAAWNRLPPPYTIYPGQSLKLYPPGGGAVATRPGSSAAPVSPAPSAGAAARPPAAAAPTPVSSGFSWRWPAEGAVVSRFVAGETTKQGVDIAGSSGQAVRAAADGVVVYSGAGLVGYGELIIIKHNEQWLSAYGHNRKRLVNEGQNVKAGEQIAEMGRSGAARDMLHFEIRYNGKPVDPLLYLPSK; this is translated from the coding sequence ATGGAGAGCGAAGTACGGATGAGCGTCGATCGGGTGGTGCGTAACGGCCTGCGTTGCAGCGTGTGGTTGCTGGTGGCGGCGGGACTGGGCGCATGCAGCAGCGCCACCGTGGTGCGTACGTCCGGCGCGCCCGGCAAGTCCGGTGCCGCCGCGGCGCCGCGCCCGTCGGTGCCCAAGCCCGGGGTCAGCGTCAGCGTGCGCCGCGGCGACACGCTGTACGCGATCGCCCGCGTCAACAACATCAGCCCGCAGGACCTGGCGGCCTGGAACCGCCTGCCGCCGCCGTACACGATCTACCCTGGGCAGTCGTTGAAGCTGTATCCGCCCGGCGGCGGCGCGGTGGCGACGCGGCCTGGTTCGAGCGCGGCACCGGTGTCGCCGGCCCCGTCCGCCGGCGCGGCGGCGCGACCGCCGGCCGCCGCGGCGCCGACCCCGGTCAGCAGCGGCTTCAGCTGGCGCTGGCCGGCCGAGGGCGCGGTGGTCAGCCGCTTCGTCGCCGGCGAGACCACCAAGCAGGGCGTGGACATCGCCGGCAGCAGCGGCCAGGCGGTGCGCGCGGCCGCCGACGGCGTGGTGGTGTACTCCGGCGCCGGCCTGGTCGGCTACGGCGAACTGATCATCATCAAGCACAACGAACAGTGGCTGTCGGCCTACGGCCACAACCGCAAGCGCCTGGTCAACGAGGGCCAGAACGTGAAGGCCGGCGAACAGATCGCCGAGATGGGCCGCAGCGGCGCCGCGCGCGACATGCTGCACTTCGAGATCCGCTATAACGGCAAACCGGTCGATCCGCTGCTGTACCTGCCCAGCAAGTAA
- a CDS encoding YqaA family protein: MKIFGPLYERAIAWSRHRRAPTFLTGLSFAEAIVFPVPPEVMLAPMSLAQPRRALWFATLSLMGSLAGALVGYMLGHFAFAAVQPLIEWLGWTQKIDAQVTHLREVVAQSPWRAFWLLVLAGFTPIPLKIFTWASGIVGIPLLPFLASMLVGRGKRVYLVAGAIRLGGPRAEAALRRWIEPLGWVAMAILALLVVWVLWRAKYG; encoded by the coding sequence ATGAAGATATTCGGGCCGTTGTACGAACGCGCCATCGCCTGGTCGCGCCACCGCCGCGCACCGACCTTCCTGACCGGGCTCAGCTTCGCCGAGGCGATCGTGTTCCCGGTGCCGCCGGAAGTGATGCTGGCGCCGATGTCGCTGGCGCAGCCGCGGCGGGCGCTATGGTTCGCCACGCTGAGCCTGATGGGCTCGCTGGCCGGCGCGCTGGTCGGCTACATGCTCGGCCACTTCGCCTTCGCCGCGGTGCAGCCGCTGATCGAATGGCTGGGCTGGACGCAGAAGATCGACGCGCAGGTGACCCATCTGCGCGAGGTGGTCGCGCAGTCGCCGTGGCGCGCGTTCTGGCTGCTGGTGCTGGCCGGTTTCACCCCGATCCCGCTGAAGATATTTACCTGGGCCTCAGGCATCGTGGGAATCCCGCTGCTACCGTTCCTGGCGAGCATGCTGGTCGGCCGCGGCAAGCGCGTGTATCTGGTGGCCGGCGCGATCCGCCTGGGCGGTCCGCGCGCGGAAGCCGCGTTGCGCCGCTGGATCGAACCGCTCGGTTGGGTCGCGATGGCGATCCTGGCGCTGCTGGTGGTGTGGGTCCTATGGAGAGCGAAGTACGGATGA
- a CDS encoding protein-L-isoaspartate(D-aspartate) O-methyltransferase: MTPRLRLQPEAIGIGMTSQRVRDRLVERLRESGIGDETVLNAVRTVPRHLFIDEALASRAYEDTALPIGHGQTISQPWVVARMTETVLEAAPKKVLEVGTGSGYQAAILAALGLEVYTVERIGDLLRQARKRLRQLGMNVRSKHDDGRIGWAEHGPYDAIVVTAAAPALVDALVAQLAPGGCLVAPVGGPSSQSLVRLRRDADGRIEQDILAPVTFVPLLSGMLD, encoded by the coding sequence ATGACCCCGCGGCTGCGCCTGCAACCGGAAGCGATCGGCATCGGCATGACCTCGCAGCGCGTGCGCGACCGCCTGGTCGAGCGCCTGCGCGAATCGGGCATCGGCGACGAGACCGTGCTCAACGCGGTGCGCACCGTGCCGCGGCACCTGTTCATCGACGAGGCGCTGGCCTCGCGCGCCTACGAGGACACCGCGCTGCCGATCGGCCACGGCCAGACCATTTCGCAGCCGTGGGTGGTGGCGCGGATGACCGAGACCGTGCTCGAGGCGGCGCCGAAGAAGGTGCTGGAAGTGGGCACCGGGTCCGGTTACCAGGCCGCGATCCTGGCCGCGCTGGGGCTGGAGGTCTATACCGTGGAGCGCATCGGCGACCTGCTGCGGCAGGCGCGCAAGCGCTTGCGCCAGCTCGGCATGAACGTGCGCAGCAAGCACGACGACGGCCGCATCGGCTGGGCCGAGCACGGCCCCTACGATGCGATCGTGGTCACCGCCGCGGCGCCGGCGCTGGTCGATGCGCTGGTCGCGCAGCTGGCGCCGGGCGGCTGCCTGGTCGCGCCGGTCGGCGGCCCTTCGTCGCAATCGCTGGTGCGCCTGCGCCGCGACGCCGACGGCCGGATCGAACAGGACATCCTGGCGCCGGTGACCTTCGTCCCGCTGCTGTCGGGCATGCTGGATTGA
- the surE gene encoding 5'/3'-nucleotidase SurE: protein MRVLVSNDDGVDAPGIRMLAEQLRGAGHEVTVVAPDRDRSGASNSLTLDLPIRLKRLDPHTFSVAGTPTDCVHLALTGMLEAEPDIVVSGINNAANLGDDVIYSGTVSAAMEGRFLGLPAVAMSLVSHNHEPKHFQTAARAAVEIVARLKADPLPADTILNVNVPDLPWGEIKGFEVTRLGNRHRSEPCLPQPDPRGGTVYWIGPAGREQDAGPGTDFHAVRTGFISITPIQVDLTRYQALETVASWVGGLTAALDAPA from the coding sequence ATGCGCGTACTGGTTTCTAACGACGACGGCGTCGACGCCCCCGGCATCCGCATGCTGGCCGAGCAATTGCGCGGCGCCGGCCACGAAGTGACCGTGGTCGCGCCCGATCGCGACCGTTCCGGCGCCAGCAATTCGCTGACCCTGGACCTGCCGATCCGGCTCAAGCGCCTGGACCCGCACACCTTCAGCGTCGCCGGCACGCCGACCGACTGCGTGCACCTGGCGCTGACCGGCATGCTCGAAGCGGAGCCGGACATCGTGGTCTCCGGGATCAACAACGCGGCCAACCTGGGCGACGACGTGATCTATTCGGGCACCGTGTCGGCGGCGATGGAAGGCCGCTTCCTCGGCCTGCCGGCGGTGGCGATGTCGCTGGTCAGCCACAACCACGAGCCCAAGCACTTCCAGACCGCCGCGCGCGCCGCGGTGGAGATCGTGGCGCGGCTGAAGGCCGATCCGCTGCCGGCGGACACCATCCTCAACGTCAACGTGCCGGACCTGCCGTGGGGCGAGATCAAGGGCTTCGAGGTCACCCGGCTCGGCAACCGCCACCGCTCCGAGCCGTGCCTGCCGCAGCCGGACCCGCGCGGCGGCACCGTGTACTGGATCGGCCCGGCCGGCCGCGAGCAGGACGCCGGCCCCGGCACCGATTTCCACGCGGTGCGCACCGGCTTCATCTCGATCACCCCGATCCAGGTCGACCTGACCCGCTACCAGGCGTTGGAGACGGTCGCCAGCTGGGTCGGCGGCCTCACCGCCGCGCTGGACGCCCCGGCATGA
- a CDS encoding Smr/MutS family protein has protein sequence MSQPEDEDPAALFRAAIGAVTPINATPPANAKPRPKPRARMAERDDAEAQSEFQRLLRDASPLEAGDVASYRRETVPARVFQRLRRGQFSAQDELDLHGANATQAEALLRQFIAEAHAHEFGCVRIVHGKGLQSGGIPMLKNLVDRLLRQRNDVLAFHSAPPTQGGTGAMLVLLARR, from the coding sequence ATGTCGCAGCCCGAAGACGAAGATCCCGCCGCCCTGTTTCGCGCGGCGATCGGCGCGGTCACGCCGATCAACGCGACGCCGCCGGCCAACGCCAAGCCGCGGCCGAAGCCGCGCGCGCGCATGGCCGAGCGCGACGATGCCGAGGCGCAGAGCGAGTTCCAGCGCCTGTTGCGCGACGCCTCGCCGCTGGAGGCCGGCGACGTGGCCAGCTACCGCCGCGAGACCGTGCCGGCGCGCGTGTTCCAGCGCCTGCGCCGCGGCCAGTTCTCCGCGCAGGACGAACTGGACCTGCACGGCGCCAACGCGACGCAGGCCGAGGCGCTGCTGCGCCAGTTCATCGCCGAGGCGCACGCGCACGAGTTCGGCTGCGTGCGCATCGTGCACGGCAAGGGCCTGCAGTCCGGCGGCATCCCGATGCTGAAGAACCTGGTCGACCGCCTGCTGCGCCAGCGCAACGACGTGCTGGCGTTCCATTCGGCGCCGCCCACGCAGGGCGGCACCGGGGCGATGCTGGTGCTGCTGGCGCGGCGCTGA
- the truD gene encoding tRNA pseudouridine(13) synthase TruD: MSDLPRAFGAAPLQARMRSVAEDFQVDELPAFEPSGEGEHLLLTVRKRGMNTAFAARRLAQWAGVAEMAIGYAGMKDRHAVTTQRFSVHLPKRVAPALEALHSDDLQVIQAQWHNRKLPRGALAGNGFVLVLREVRGERAAIEARLAQIAARGIPNWFGEQRFGRDGGNVGAALAMFDGRRVRREQRSLLLSAARSELFNRVLAARVAAGNWDAALDGEVWLLDGSRSVFGPEPWSAALAERLQRFDIHPSAPLWGAGELRSAAAARALELAALDDATSARLREGLEREGLKQERRATRLRAGALQWRWLDGQGDALELRFALPPGSYATALLHELGEVADAGQGAQAEPAAQE, from the coding sequence GTGAGCGACCTGCCGCGCGCGTTCGGCGCCGCGCCGTTGCAGGCGCGCATGCGCAGCGTGGCCGAAGACTTCCAGGTCGACGAACTGCCCGCGTTCGAGCCCAGCGGCGAAGGCGAGCACCTGCTGCTGACCGTGCGCAAGCGCGGCATGAACACCGCCTTCGCCGCGCGCCGCCTGGCGCAATGGGCCGGCGTGGCGGAGATGGCGATCGGCTACGCCGGCATGAAGGACCGGCACGCGGTCACCACCCAGCGCTTCTCGGTGCACCTGCCCAAGCGCGTGGCGCCGGCGCTGGAAGCCTTGCACAGCGACGACCTGCAGGTGATCCAGGCGCAGTGGCACAACCGCAAGCTGCCGCGTGGCGCGCTGGCCGGCAACGGCTTCGTGCTGGTGTTGCGCGAGGTGCGCGGCGAGCGCGCCGCGATCGAGGCGCGGCTGGCGCAGATCGCCGCGCGCGGCATCCCCAACTGGTTCGGCGAGCAGCGCTTCGGCCGCGACGGCGGCAACGTCGGCGCCGCGCTGGCGATGTTCGACGGGCGCCGGGTCCGGCGCGAGCAGCGCTCGCTGCTGCTGTCGGCGGCGCGTTCGGAACTGTTCAACCGGGTCCTGGCCGCGCGCGTGGCCGCGGGCAACTGGGACGCCGCGCTGGACGGCGAGGTGTGGCTGCTCGACGGCAGCCGCAGCGTGTTCGGCCCCGAGCCGTGGTCCGCGGCGCTGGCCGAGCGCTTGCAGCGCTTCGACATCCATCCCTCGGCGCCGTTGTGGGGCGCCGGCGAGCTGCGCAGCGCCGCGGCGGCGCGCGCGCTGGAACTGGCGGCGCTGGACGATGCGACCTCGGCGCGCCTGCGCGAAGGCCTGGAGCGCGAAGGCCTGAAGCAGGAGCGGCGCGCCACCCGCCTGCGCGCAGGAGCGCTGCAATGGCGCTGGCTGGACGGGCAAGGCGATGCGCTGGAACTGCGTTTCGCGCTGCCGCCGGGCAGCTACGCCACCGCGTTGCTGCACGAACTGGGCGAGGTCGCCGACGCGGGGCAGGGCGCGCAGGCCGAGCCGGCGGCGCAGGAATAG
- the ispF gene encoding 2-C-methyl-D-erythritol 2,4-cyclodiphosphate synthase, which yields MPDFPPFRIGQGYDVHAFGDGDHVMLGGVRVPHERGVLAHSDGDVVIHALCDALLGALALGDIGQHFPPSDPRWKGADSAQFLLHCAQLLRERGWQLGNADVTVICERPKVGPHAPAMRERLAALLQIDIDRVSVKATTSEKLGFTGRGEGIAAQAAVLLVAL from the coding sequence ATGCCTGACTTCCCCCCCTTCCGCATCGGCCAGGGCTACGACGTGCACGCCTTCGGCGACGGCGACCACGTGATGCTCGGCGGCGTGCGCGTGCCGCACGAGCGCGGCGTGCTGGCGCACAGCGACGGCGACGTGGTGATCCATGCGCTGTGCGACGCGCTGCTCGGCGCGCTGGCGCTGGGCGACATCGGCCAGCATTTCCCGCCGTCGGACCCGCGCTGGAAGGGCGCCGACAGCGCGCAGTTCCTGCTCCATTGCGCGCAGCTGCTGCGCGAGCGCGGCTGGCAGCTCGGCAACGCCGACGTCACCGTGATCTGCGAGCGGCCCAAGGTCGGCCCGCACGCGCCGGCGATGCGCGAACGCCTGGCCGCGTTGCTGCAGATCGACATCGACCGGGTCAGCGTCAAGGCCACCACCAGCGAGAAGCTGGGCTTCACCGGCCGTGGCGAAGGCATCGCGGCGCAGGCGGCGGTGCTGCTGGTGGCACTGTGA
- the ispD gene encoding 2-C-methyl-D-erythritol 4-phosphate cytidylyltransferase, whose product MMATVWAVVPAAGRGARFGSAVPKQYLQAGGRPLIAHALEALLAHPAVAGAMVALGADDAQWPGWNEVAGKPVLTCIGGASRAGSVLAALDALPESVKGDDFVLVHDAARPNLALADLDRLLETGRGDPVGAILAAPVRDTLKRAGDDGGIDATEPRERLWRALTPQLFRRLQLTRALEQAAAAGVEVTDDAMAMELLGLRPLLVEGAEDNFKVTTPADLMRFEFELYLRARQP is encoded by the coding sequence CTGATGGCCACGGTCTGGGCCGTGGTCCCGGCCGCCGGCCGCGGCGCCCGCTTCGGCAGCGCGGTGCCCAAGCAGTACCTGCAGGCGGGCGGGCGGCCATTGATCGCGCACGCGCTGGAGGCCTTGCTGGCGCATCCGGCGGTGGCCGGGGCGATGGTCGCGCTCGGCGCCGACGATGCGCAGTGGCCGGGCTGGAACGAAGTGGCCGGCAAGCCGGTGCTGACCTGCATCGGCGGCGCCAGCCGCGCCGGCTCGGTGCTGGCGGCGCTGGACGCCCTGCCCGAGTCGGTCAAGGGCGACGACTTCGTGCTGGTGCACGACGCGGCGCGGCCGAACCTGGCGCTGGCCGACCTGGACCGGTTGCTGGAGACCGGCCGCGGCGATCCGGTCGGCGCGATCCTGGCCGCGCCGGTGCGCGACACGCTCAAGCGCGCCGGCGACGACGGCGGCATCGACGCCACCGAGCCGCGCGAGCGGCTGTGGCGCGCGCTGACCCCGCAGCTGTTCCGGCGCCTGCAGCTGACCCGCGCCCTGGAACAGGCCGCGGCCGCCGGCGTCGAGGTCACCGACGATGCGATGGCGATGGAGCTGCTGGGCCTGCGGCCGCTGCTGGTGGAAGGCGCCGAGGACAACTTCAAGGTCACCACCCCGGCCGACCTGATGCGCTTCGAGTTCGAGCTGTACCTGCGCGCGCGGCAGCCGTGA
- the ftsB gene encoding cell division protein FtsB, whose translation MRNWRWLLLVLAGLLAWLQYRFWLGPGNSGEVLVLESQVEHQKRDNEGLRQRNAALAAEVKDLKDGEAAIEERARSELGMIKPGEKFYRVVEDAPVPSAPAADGAVAPAQAPAAPSEQP comes from the coding sequence GTGCGCAACTGGCGCTGGCTGCTGCTGGTGCTGGCGGGGCTGCTGGCGTGGCTGCAGTACCGTTTCTGGCTCGGTCCGGGCAATTCCGGCGAGGTCCTGGTGCTCGAGAGCCAGGTCGAGCACCAGAAACGCGATAACGAAGGCCTGCGCCAACGCAATGCCGCACTCGCCGCCGAGGTCAAGGATCTCAAGGATGGCGAGGCGGCGATCGAGGAGCGCGCGCGCAGCGAGTTGGGCATGATCAAACCGGGCGAGAAGTTCTACCGTGTCGTCGAGGATGCGCCGGTGCCAAGCGCACCGGCCGCCGATGGCGCCGTAGCGCCGGCGCAGGCGCCGGCTGCGCCGAGCGAGCAACCCTGA
- the eno gene encoding phosphopyruvate hydratase: MTTIAKIHAREILDSRGNPTLEAEVTLADGSLGRAAVPSGASTGTKEAVELRDGDKTRYLGKGVRKAVENVNTTIATALQGFDGADQQGLDRRLIDLDGTENKGRLGANALLGVSLANAHAVAASRKQALWQYLAGGNTANVALPVPMMNIINGGAHADNNVDFQEFMVLPVGAASFSEALRAGTEIFHALKAVLKGHGLSTAVGDEGGFAPDFRSNVEALDTILEAIGKAGYTAGEDVLLGLDVASSEFYDNGKYHLVGEGKRLTSEQFVDFLADWSAQYPIVSIEDGLAEDDWAGWKLLTERLGSKVQLVGDDLFVTNPKIFRQGIESGTANAILIKVNQIGTLTETLEAIAMADAAGYAAIVSHRSGETEDTTIADIAVATTATQIKTGSLCRSDRVAKYNQLLRIEEALGSGARYAGRDAFVSLKR; the protein is encoded by the coding sequence ATGACCACTATCGCCAAGATCCACGCCCGCGAGATCCTCGATTCCCGCGGCAATCCCACGCTCGAAGCGGAAGTCACGCTGGCCGACGGCTCGCTGGGCCGCGCCGCGGTGCCGTCGGGTGCGTCCACCGGTACCAAGGAGGCGGTCGAACTGCGCGATGGCGACAAGACCCGTTACCTGGGCAAGGGCGTGCGCAAGGCGGTGGAGAACGTCAACACCACCATCGCCACCGCGCTGCAGGGCTTCGATGGGGCCGACCAGCAGGGCCTGGACCGCCGCCTGATCGACCTGGACGGCACCGAGAACAAGGGCCGCCTGGGCGCCAACGCGCTGCTCGGCGTGTCGCTGGCCAACGCGCACGCGGTCGCCGCTTCGCGCAAGCAGGCGCTGTGGCAGTACCTGGCTGGTGGCAACACCGCCAACGTGGCGCTGCCGGTGCCGATGATGAACATCATCAACGGCGGCGCGCATGCCGACAACAACGTCGACTTCCAGGAATTCATGGTGCTGCCGGTCGGCGCCGCCTCGTTCTCCGAGGCGCTGCGCGCCGGCACCGAGATCTTCCACGCGCTCAAGGCGGTGCTGAAGGGCCATGGCCTGTCCACCGCGGTCGGCGACGAAGGCGGCTTCGCGCCGGACTTCCGCAGCAACGTGGAAGCGCTGGACACCATCCTCGAGGCGATCGGCAAGGCCGGCTACACCGCCGGCGAAGACGTGCTGCTGGGCCTGGACGTGGCCTCCAGCGAGTTCTACGACAACGGCAAGTACCACCTGGTGGGCGAGGGCAAGCGCCTGACCAGCGAGCAGTTCGTCGACTTCCTCGCCGACTGGTCCGCGCAGTACCCGATCGTCAGCATCGAGGACGGCCTGGCCGAGGACGACTGGGCCGGCTGGAAGCTGCTGACCGAGCGCCTCGGCAGCAAGGTGCAGCTGGTCGGCGACGACCTGTTCGTGACCAACCCGAAGATCTTCAGGCAGGGCATCGAGTCCGGCACCGCCAACGCGATCCTGATCAAGGTCAACCAGATCGGCACCCTGACCGAGACCCTGGAAGCGATCGCGATGGCCGACGCCGCCGGCTACGCGGCGATCGTCTCGCACCGTTCCGGCGAGACCGAGGACACCACCATCGCCGACATCGCCGTGGCCACCACCGCCACCCAGATCAAGACCGGCTCGCTGTGCCGCAGCGACCGCGTGGCCAAGTACAACCAGCTGCTGCGGATCGAGGAAGCGCTGGGCAGCGGCGCGCGCTACGCGGGGCGCGACGCATTCGTCTCGCTCAAGCGGTAG
- the kdsA gene encoding 3-deoxy-8-phosphooctulonate synthase, with amino-acid sequence MKLCGFEVGLDQPLFLIAGPCVIESMQLQLDVAGKLKEITGRLGINFIFKSSFDKANRTSGTSFRGPGLEEGLKVLEAVKKQVGVPVLTDVHEYTPMNEVAAVVDVLQTPAFLVRQTDFIRNVCAAGKPVNIKKGQFLAPWDMKPVVDKAKSTGNEQIMVCERGASFGYNNLVSDMRSLSVMRDTGCPVVFDATHSVQLPGGQGSTSGGQREFVPVLARAAVAVGISGLFAETHPDPSKALSDGPNAWPLDRMEELLETLMELDAVTKKHGFARFA; translated from the coding sequence ATGAAACTGTGTGGCTTCGAAGTCGGCCTGGACCAGCCGTTGTTCCTGATCGCCGGCCCGTGCGTGATCGAGTCGATGCAACTCCAGTTGGATGTCGCCGGCAAGCTCAAGGAGATCACCGGCAGGCTGGGGATCAACTTCATCTTCAAGTCGAGCTTCGACAAGGCCAACCGCACCTCCGGCACCAGCTTCCGCGGCCCCGGCCTGGAAGAAGGGCTGAAGGTGCTGGAAGCGGTGAAGAAGCAGGTCGGCGTGCCGGTGCTGACCGACGTGCACGAATACACGCCGATGAATGAAGTCGCTGCGGTGGTCGACGTGCTGCAGACGCCGGCGTTCCTGGTGCGCCAGACCGACTTCATCAGGAACGTCTGCGCCGCCGGCAAGCCGGTCAACATCAAGAAGGGCCAGTTCCTCGCGCCGTGGGACATGAAGCCGGTGGTGGACAAGGCCAAGTCGACCGGCAACGAGCAGATCATGGTCTGCGAGCGCGGCGCCAGCTTCGGCTACAACAACCTGGTCAGCGACATGCGCTCGCTCAGCGTCATGCGCGACACCGGCTGCCCGGTGGTGTTCGACGCCACTCATTCGGTGCAGCTGCCGGGCGGGCAGGGCAGCACCTCCGGCGGCCAGCGCGAATTCGTACCGGTGCTGGCGCGCGCCGCGGTGGCGGTGGGCATCTCCGGCCTGTTCGCCGAGACCCATCCGGATCCGTCCAAGGCGTTGTCCGACGGTCCCAACGCCTGGCCGCTGGACCGCATGGAAGAGCTGCTCGAAACGCTGATGGAACTGGACGCAGTGACCAAGAAGCACGGGTTCGCGCGCTTCGCATGA
- a CDS encoding CTP synthase, with protein sequence MTPLIFVTGGVVSSLGKGIAAASLASILEARGLSVTMMKLDPYINVDPGTMSPFQHGEVYVTDDGAETDLDLGHYERFVRTRLSRKNSVTTGRIYENVIRKERRGDYLGATVQVIPHITDEIRRCVDEATAGFDVALVEIGGTVGDIESLPFLEAIRQVRTERGAERAMFMHLTLVPYIAAAGELKTKPTQHSVKELRSIGIQPDVLLCRSEKAIPDSERRKIALFTNVSERAVISAADIDVLYGMPLELHRQGLDEIVIDQFKLRDKVGPANLSEWEAVVDATKHPLDEVTIAVVGKYVDHQDAYKSVGEALKHGGLRQRTKVTLKWLEAQELEGSDLSALADVDGILVPGGFGDRGFEGKVLTSRYAREHGVPYFGICYGMQAAVVDYARHVAGLDGANSTENDRQSPHPVIGLITEWRTATGDVEKRDEKSDLGGTMRLGLQEQRLKPGTLARELYAKDVVAERHRHRYEFNNRYRTQLEDAGLVVSAKSMDDTLVEMVELPRETHPWFLACQAHPEFLSTPRDGHPLFVGFVRAARERKAGGKLLKEARA encoded by the coding sequence ATGACCCCCCTGATCTTCGTTACCGGCGGCGTAGTGTCCTCGCTTGGCAAGGGCATCGCGGCCGCTTCGCTTGCGTCCATCCTCGAAGCACGTGGCCTGTCGGTCACGATGATGAAGCTGGACCCCTACATCAACGTCGACCCGGGCACGATGAGCCCGTTCCAGCACGGCGAGGTGTACGTCACCGACGACGGCGCCGAGACCGACCTGGACCTGGGCCACTACGAGCGCTTCGTGCGCACCCGCCTGTCGCGCAAGAATTCGGTCACCACCGGCCGCATCTACGAGAACGTGATCCGCAAGGAGCGCCGCGGCGATTACCTTGGCGCCACCGTGCAGGTGATCCCGCACATCACCGACGAGATCCGCCGCTGCGTCGACGAGGCCACCGCCGGCTTCGACGTGGCCCTGGTGGAGATCGGCGGCACCGTCGGCGACATCGAGTCGCTGCCGTTCCTGGAGGCGATCCGCCAGGTGCGCACCGAGCGCGGCGCGGAGCGGGCGATGTTCATGCACCTGACCCTGGTGCCGTACATCGCCGCCGCCGGCGAACTGAAGACCAAGCCGACCCAGCACTCGGTCAAGGAACTGCGCTCGATCGGCATCCAGCCGGACGTGCTGCTGTGCCGCTCGGAGAAGGCGATCCCGGATTCGGAGCGGCGCAAGATCGCGCTGTTCACCAACGTCTCCGAGCGCGCGGTGATCAGCGCCGCCGACATCGACGTGCTCTACGGCATGCCGCTGGAACTGCACCGCCAGGGCCTGGACGAGATCGTGATCGACCAGTTCAAGCTGCGCGACAAGGTCGGCCCGGCCAACCTGTCCGAGTGGGAAGCGGTGGTCGACGCCACCAAGCATCCGCTCGACGAGGTCACCATCGCCGTGGTCGGCAAGTACGTGGACCACCAGGACGCGTACAAGTCGGTCGGCGAGGCGCTCAAGCACGGCGGCCTGCGCCAGCGCACCAAGGTCACCCTGAAGTGGCTGGAGGCGCAGGAACTGGAAGGCAGCGACCTGTCGGCGCTGGCCGACGTCGACGGCATCCTGGTGCCCGGCGGCTTCGGCGACCGCGGCTTCGAAGGCAAGGTGCTGACCTCGCGCTATGCGCGCGAGCACGGCGTGCCGTATTTCGGCATCTGCTACGGCATGCAGGCGGCGGTGGTCGACTATGCGCGCCACGTCGCCGGCCTGGACGGCGCCAACAGCACCGAGAACGACCGCCAATCGCCGCATCCGGTGATCGGCCTGATCACCGAGTGGCGCACCGCCACCGGCGACGTGGAGAAGCGCGACGAGAAGTCCGACCTCGGCGGCACCATGCGCCTGGGCCTGCAGGAGCAGCGGCTCAAGCCGGGCACGCTGGCGCGCGAGCTGTACGCCAAGGACGTGGTGGCCGAGCGCCACCGCCACCGCTACGAGTTCAACAACCGCTACCGCACCCAGCTGGAGGACGCCGGCCTGGTGGTCTCGGCCAAGTCGATGGACGACACGCTGGTGGAGATGGTCGAGCTGCCGCGCGAGACCCATCCGTGGTTCCTGGCCTGCCAGGCGCACCCGGAGTTCCTGTCCACCCCGCGCGACGGCCACCCGCTGTTCGTCGGCTTCGTGCGCGCCGCGCGCGAGCGCAAGGCCGGCGGCAAGCTGTTGAAAGAGGCGCGCGCCTAG